One stretch of Ornithinimicrobium ciconiae DNA includes these proteins:
- a CDS encoding TIGR03085 family metal-binding protein: protein MTHLAAIERQALCDTLDRIGPTAPTLCDPWSTAELAAHLVIRDGRPDLAVGGLIPPLADRLESGMNDYATREWAELVHLVRSGPPAWSPARVPVVDNLMNLTEFFIHHEDVLRGEGQVGPQRKISPELESALWGQLTKSARLMLAKLDCGVVLVAPGHGRKAVKRPTEAGTAVLTGAPGELVMAAFGRLRVAAVEVSGPELAVSAARAAL from the coding sequence GTGACCCACCTCGCCGCGATCGAGCGTCAGGCGCTCTGTGACACCCTCGACCGGATCGGTCCGACGGCCCCCACGCTGTGTGACCCGTGGTCGACCGCGGAGCTGGCGGCCCACCTCGTCATCCGCGACGGCCGGCCGGACCTGGCTGTGGGCGGACTGATCCCGCCGCTGGCCGACCGACTCGAGTCCGGGATGAACGATTACGCCACGCGCGAGTGGGCTGAACTCGTCCACCTGGTGCGGTCCGGCCCCCCGGCCTGGTCTCCAGCACGCGTGCCGGTCGTCGACAACCTCATGAACCTCACAGAGTTCTTCATCCACCACGAGGACGTGCTGCGCGGCGAGGGCCAGGTCGGGCCGCAACGGAAGATCTCCCCAGAGCTTGAGTCGGCCCTGTGGGGACAGCTGACCAAGAGCGCGCGGTTGATGCTCGCCAAGCTCGACTGCGGCGTTGTCCTGGTCGCACCGGGCCATGGCCGCAAGGCTGTCAAGCGACCCACGGAGGCGGGTACCGCCGTGCTCACCGGCGCCCCGGGGGAGTTGGTCATGGCCGCCTTCGGACGGCTTCGCGTCGCAGCGGTTGAGGTCAGTGGCCCTGAACTGGCCGTGAGTGCGGCCCGAGCAGCGCTCTAG